The sequence ACATTTGACATAAGGCATTAACATCAATTAAAGCCTCAGTTTAATAATCAGAATTTAAATGAAGTCTCCTGAAGACCTctcttctggcaaaaaaaaacaCGTATCAGACTCTGGGAAAACATTCAGACCCACTTCTAGCTATTACTGAAATAAATGATTAGAAAGTTACGTTGGTGAGCCGAAGTTAAACCTAAAGCTATCCCCTGGATCTTTCTAGCAATAAACCCATGTTGAACCTACCATGAAAACTTTCATTCACTGTGCTTTTGGTTACGTTGCCTCCTGATTAGTCATTAATTTTAATGAGGTTTTTTCCTTGTGTTGAGTATGAATAGACCTTACAGTTTGAGGATCTCTAGAATTCCCTGAATTATTGGAAAGACATTCATGACTCCCAGTGTGACTAGTTAAGAGCCCCAGGGAGCCTGTGAAGACTAGAATCTACAAGTAACCTGCACTAAGAACGAAATTCAGTAAAGGAGACTCAAGCTTAGCTCCTGGCCATCTTAAAGGGCTAATGTATGTCTTTCACAGGTTTGTTCAACATTTCAGTAATTCACAGTATAGCCAAGAGCATGAGTATAAGTCTCTTGAAAAAGCCAGTTATTTGgagctttttaaattataaactttgAAAAAGTCACCCACGTTCTCACACTATATAGATGACTTTGTatctattttactattttctcatttaaccaTACTAGCAAATAAGGAAAAAGGCTATTAAATGACTCCCCTGATGCTGGAAGCTGACAAAGCTTTTATGCAATTTAGCCTGTAACTAAAAATTCACCTGTATCAATTCATTCTGACTCCTGCAATATGAATAGCTCATTATAAAGAAGGGCCTTCTGATTCCCCCTGCCtcccaaattaaataaaaaggaacagtcatttgttttcatggaaaaaaaaaaccaaacaaaaacaaaaaaaaaaccagaccaTCTTAAGcaaagttttacatgacattatataaaataaagtacaatTTCCACTTAATtcagtcttcaaatattttttattggaaGGCCATGCATTGCCTTCATTTATTGTATTTCAAATCACTGTACATTTACTTTTGTGAAAACACTGCCTGCATTTTCTAgtacaaaaaaaacctaaaaattgtTTCAGGAATGTAGAGAAATATCCAACTTAAATAGCGAAAAAGTGCACCATAATTACTGCTGCACTGCAGTCATTTCTGCAATTCCCATGTTTCTTAAATAACTATCTTGTCAGATAACACACAATATAAAGAGCAATTATGAAAAACAGACATTTACATATACTTCTAAAGTCTTATTGGGAATATCCTGTTGGCATTGGATAACCAATCATAGGTGCAGCTGCAGTAGCAGGATATGCATATGCCTGTTGGTTCATACCATTGTGCATATTTGGAACATTACTTCCGTATTGCTGAGTGCTATCATAACCATTCTGGTAAGTCCCTGTTGGATTACCAGTCCTAAAACTGGTCTGTATACCAGCAGACACAAAATTACTTCCAAAGCTCCCATTGGTGTAATTTGCAGCACTGTAAACACCATTCTGAGTTTTTGCCCCAAAATCTCTTTTAAGCAGGCTAGAGTAACCTCTGTCATAATTTTCCCTGTCTCTAAAGGTATTAAATCCACCCCTTTTGCCCGCAGAGTATCTGTCCCGACGGTCATCCTTCATGCCTCCTCTACCCCTGGAACGACCTGTCAAGAAAACAATTGCAAATTGATCAATTATGTCTATGACACAAATCATTGTGGACAGAAAGAAACAGATCTATTCATGGTAGGCGTGAAATGTTTTTACAATTTTTCAGCTTAAGTTTTCACATTCAAGGTTTTACTCACCCTCCAATACCATTTAAATGGATTTGTAGACAACGATGTGACTCGTAACTACCAACATTTCCTATCAGTCATCCTTACCTGAACCTCTGTCTTCGACCAACTGAAGCAACTTGGGATTAATTGCTTGATTAGCTTCACGAAGCACAGAGATAAGGTCGCTCACTTGCTTTATGTTATTAGGTGTAAAGAAAGTGTATGCTGTGCCTGTTTTGGTACTGCGAGCAGTTCTTCCAATTCGATGAATATAATCCTCTGAGGAGTTAGGGTAGTCATAATTGATGACAAATTTCACATCTTCCACATCTGTAAGGTGTTGCAGTGTGGCAAAATAGCAATGTACGGAGTTTTGCACACCACAACAGccagaccaaaaataaaaagttagacaATTGTATTCCCAAGAAGGTACGGGCTgcaaaaaatacagttaaaatggTTATCCATTTCCTGTAGGAATACCATTGaggttgaaaaaagaaaaaaaagcacatgtCATCTGTATAATTCATCACCCACCCAGTGACAGACCCTGTCAAAAGGAATGTGTGTTCCCTAAGCACATTCCCAAATCAGCAAGTTCCCTTACAGATCATCAAGTGACATCTGAATGCTTCTGCGCAGTAGGGCCACTTAAAGTTTCACAGCAACCTCTTCATGTGCTCATTTTGAGGAccttgaaacaaaaaaatgtacaagGTCCTTTGCATTACACATTCATCAGAAGTTCAAAATTCTGGCCACACTGCTTGTCTTGCCAAGACCTTACAACCGCAGCTGCAAGAAAACATACCTGTCCCCCAAAAGTTGTTTTTATGCACTGTGTCTCGTCTAGGCAAGCGCTTCCAAGAAGCCAGGATTCACTTGAGAATGTGTCTCTCTCTGGCAGGTCTCGACATGACGACTACTGTGTAGGTGAGGGAGGAACTTTCAAAGCACTTTCTTTTCCCACTTACTATGTGTGAGAAGTTGCTCCTGCTCTAGATCTCATGTGCCAGTACTCACCAATTTGTAAAAGGCTTAGTACCTTTTAAAGCTGCTCTCTCCATTTCAAACTTGAACAAAAATTTCATTGAACATTGAAGTTTGGAACTACTTCTTCGACATTTCAGCAAACTCACTGAAACTCAAAGACCCACAGATCACAGTGAACAGTTTGAAACAAGGCTGTACCATGGCAGTCATGCAAAGCATGGGACAGAAGAAATACCACGGCAGTGAACTGTGAGGATAACTTCCATTTTTTCCCTCGGAGAGAACAGTTTACGGGGCAGAGGTGATATGTTCTGCCTTTTGAAGATTACTGGCACACGTTCAGCTTTTTCACCTCTCTAATCGACTGGAAGCAGCCAGCCGATCACTAGTCCTCCATCCCCCTCGAGTCCTCCGATTGTCATGCCTAGGCCTTGCCACAAAGACAGCACCTTTATGtgaaaaaaaacttagaaaaaatgcaggttaaagaaagcaataaactttctttaaaaaagttaaatggaGATCTTCTGGGAAACCAAGCCATGAATGCGAGTTTGTACTAACCTAGCCCTCTGGAGGCCACATCTGTAGCAATCAGAATAGGAGCTTTTCCATGTTTGAATTCTACAAAGGAAGGCATATACATGATCAATTATCTGAGCAGAATTCTAGCTAGGTTAAGTAAGGGGGAAAAATActtcatttgaaatatttaccATTTAGAACCCAGTCACGCTCTTGTTGACTCTTGTCACCATGGATACCCATGGCAGGCCACCTAAGTTAAAAGACAAGTTGTGTTATTAAACTCACATTGAAAACCTCAGACTCCAGTGCTTGACCACTTTTGGTCACAGATCTCTTTAATTTCGccagaaatgaaaaagttaaattCACTATCAGATATGAAAAAAATCCACTGCTCGTGATCCAAGTTTGCCCTTTCCTAAGCTGTTTTAATCAATCTGCTTCAATGGAGGAGCTCACACATACCCATCTCTCCTCATTTTTCTGGTAAGCTCATCACATCTTCTTTTGGTTTCCACAAAAACAATGGTTTTATTCTCCTTCTCACTCATGATCTCTTCCATTAGACGAATAAGTCTAATaataggagagagaaaggaaaaatcctGAGTTTTAAAAGACCATTGCTAGGGCCACACATTTATGGTCAGCAAAACATTAAGTTCAATTTACATGGCTGGAAGTCAAAGAGGAAACGCCTGCTAATCCACTTATCGAGCAGTTCGACCCTTGGTCCTTAAGTCAACCAGGGGACACATGAATTCCTTCTATAGGAAAGCTATAAATGGTGACAGCCATTATTTGAAGGATTCAAGAAATTTTCAGGATTAGTAGGCTAACTAAATGAAATCACACCAACTGAAATAACCTAAAACAACTCACCAAACAATGATCCCTCAATTTTACAGCAAAGTTGTTAGGAAGCAAATATAACAGAGTTAATAAAACTTACTTTTCATCCTTTTCTACGTCATGACACACATCCACAATCTGAAGAATGTTGTGGTTTGCACTCAGTTCAAGTGCACCAATGTTTATATGAATATAGTCTTTCAGGAAATCTTCAGCAAGCTGTCTTACTTCTTTTGGCCAAGTCGCACTCCACATTAGAGTTTGCCTATCAGGCTAATGGATTTTGGGGGGAAAAATTAGTATCAGACTCTTAAGAGTGAAAACACAATTCAGTTTGATCACATATTTCAAAGGACACTTACTCTTATTTGATCCACAATCTTCCTTATTTGGGGTTCAAAGCCCATATCAAGCATTCTATCTGCTTCATCAAGGACAAGGTAGGTTGTTCTTCTCAGATTGGTTTTTCCACACTCTAAAAAGTCAATCAGTCTTCCAGGTGTTGCAATACAGATTTCCACACCTTTAATTAAATACGTAAGTGTAACTACAATACCTAGGATATTTAGCACCAATGACAAATAAAACCCTTTTCATTACATACCTCTCTCCAAATCACGTATTTGTGGTCCCTTAGGAGCACCACCGTAGATACAAGTAGACTTCAAGCGACATGCTCTACAATATTCAGCAGCTACTTGCTGCACCTGTTGGGCCAGTTCCCGAGTTGGTGCCAGCACCAAACACtaaggaaagagaaacagcttTCAGCACAAACCTGGATACTAGTTTTAAACTGCTAACTTATTATACTAGCAGATCCTTTCTTCATGTGTTGTCCAATACCCAAAACAGCTCCAGCTGAATAGGGTGAGCTAACCTCTATATAAAACCACCACAAATGATTACATCTTTAGCTATGTAGTCTAAAATCTACACATTATGCttctaataaaaagttaaaaatatatacttacaaTAGGCCCATCGCCTCTCTCTAGGAATGGCTGATGATTGATGTGGACAATGGCAGGAAGCAAATACTATTTAGGGTGAAAGTGGGGACAAAcagaaatcacattaaaataCTCGTTTTTAAATTACCATTACATTTTCTTGCATATATCAGATCAACTCAAGAGTTCTCCCAAACTTACAGACAATGTTTTCCCAGATCCAGTCTGTGCCACTCCAACCATATCCAATCCACTTAGAGCAACTGGCCATCCCTGAGCTTGAATAGCAGTGGGTTCAGTGAAATTCTGTCTTGCAATAACATCCATGACATTTGCTATAATTAGTAACAGATATTTAGTAAAAATTAGTGATGCCAAGAAAAAGAGGGGGTAGGTGGAAACAAAAACACGGGTAGGTAGAACTGAAAAGTAGCACTTACCAGGGAAATTGGCTTCATAAAAATTTAGAACTGGCTTCGGGCAGTTGTGACCTCTAACTGTAATTTCCTTGCTTCTTCTGTATGTTTCCACCTCTTGCTGCAAAACAAATTATAACAGTCTTAAAATTCATGACAACCACCCCTAGCTAAATACGTAATTGATAAGCCCCTAACTTCATAATTTAGTAACTAGTTTAAAGTAGCCTTCATTTTAATCTGGACCCACCTATGAACACcctattatgaaaaaaaaaatttattgttataCTCAACCTAATTTAAGTAAAAATCCCAAAGCCACCTATATCCAAAAGTGAGTCACACCTTTCCCAATTATGAAGTCAGAACATGTAACTCTACCAAAATTGAGTTATTTGCAAAACACCTGTCAGAATTTCATTTACTAGAATCCACGATCGAGTTACAGCCTGATGAAGCCACATGAATTTACTCACTGCTGTGCGCCTAGCCAAATCAGGGTGCTCTTGATAAAAATTCTTCTCAAATTTAGGCAGCTCATCAAGATTCCACTTCTTTTTAACTAATTTCTCCCCAGGGTTTCCAAACTTCTTTCCAGATAAGGGCCCTGCCCTACTTCCTCCAAATCGAGGTGCACCAAACCTGGAATGAAAAAAAACGTTATTCACATTTTCAAATGGCTATACCCAGGTTTCTGTATAGATTTGTCATCCATTGGCACAAGCTAAAAACCACTGAAAACAGACTTCGAGAGGTAAACCTAGCACTGTCCTTCgtgaaaatctctctctctctcaacagcCACAGTTAACATTTCCCGTAGTCCCAAGTACACATTACTTAGGTCATGTAAACAGCCTGGGATTTATCATGTCGGAAGCCGGGGATTTATCATGTCGGAAACTTGTCACCCACATGCCAGAATTTGGGATTCTGGCACACACCACTTCTTGTGGTTACTGTAATCTTCCCCACCAGCCTAGCAATTCACTATCAGCAATAACAAGGCTACATGAACCGAAGAGCATCACGACGATGTTACTCATATGGCCGTTTTGGAACCAAACAGCTTTAGTGGTAAGAACCTAAACAGTACAGTCAGCGATAACAGAACAAGGGTTTTCTCAGAAACACTTCTGCTAGCAAACCCAGCTGGGGGAACGCCGCGGTAGAGCTCCGGATCAACGAATCAAAATTATATAacgcaggaaaaaagaaaaggaggagccGGCGACTACCGGGGGAGGAGTCCCGGCCCGGGCGGAGTCGGCCGGGCGGCGTTCCCGCTGGGGCGGCGCTTCCCCCTTTGTCTCGCATTTCTCTCTGCGCCACATTTTCTCGACGCTGCCATTTTGAGCTCCTCCGCCGGGCGGGGTAACAAAGGCGCCGCCGCCATGTCCGAGGCCGGCATTTTGTACTCGCGACTCAGCCACATGGCTGATGCCGGCCGCCCTCCTACCCCAACAGCACCAGGGCTTTGGAAGTGGTCCCCTCGCTCCCACAGAATGCCCGGCCACCCCAAAAACACCTCCCGAAACGCCGCACCTAACAGATGTTCCTTCGTCTGCCTCGAAGCGTCCCGCTTTCATCCGCACAATACGCTCCCTCTCAACTCCCTCAACAGCTACCAAATGGCAGCCGCCCCGACAGCTCCCCAATCCCCACACAAAAAGCAAGCTTGAAGACACTACACCGTCAAATCTCTTCCAATCACTGTGACGTGAATATCAAAATGGCGCAAGCCTTCGGGAAAGGAAGTCCCAAGATAGCCCGGAAAGGCCAAGTCCAAGCCGCAAAGCCCCCGCCGGCCGCCACCCTGACCCGCCCTCCCATCCCCCCACCCGCCAGGCCTGACAGCTCGGCTCCCAAACTCACCCTCGGTCCCGGCCGCGGTCTCGGTCACTCGAATAACCCGACATGGCGTCAATGGTTGCGGTTGGCGGGGAACGAAGTATATAGAAAAGCGTGCGACAAGTCGCTGGAAATGGCCTCGATGACGGCGAAGCCTTGCGGGGGCGGCAGCGGAGGAAGGACACCGATGACACCAGCCGAAGCTGCACTACTAGAGACCGGTAGAAATGAATGAGGTGCCGGCCGCTTTCCGGCAGCCGCTTTTATAGTCTGGACCGCCTCCTACGCCGCAGGGAACGCTGGGAGCCGCTCTATGACCTAATCGCCCCGCCCCTCGCGCATAGGCCGCAACGCCCGCTGGCGTTCCAGGATCGCCGCGCTTTCACCCCTCCCCGCGCCACTCTCTCAGGTCAGGGCCCACCCACCATTGGAATGCCTCATTCTGCACTCTCTTGACCTCACCTTCTTCTGGTCTTTCCACACCTCAAGCAAGCCACCCCGCCCTTTCCCAAGCCCAGCCCCGCCCACCCTCGCCACTCGGAGATGTTTACGTCTCCAAAGAGCCCTCAC comes from Homo sapiens chromosome 17, GRCh38.p14 Primary Assembly and encodes:
- the DDX5 gene encoding putative ATP-dependent RNA helicase DDX5 isoform X1 — translated: MSGYSSDRDRGRDRGFGAPRFGGSRAGPLSGKKFGNPGEKLVKKKWNLDELPKFEKNFYQEHPDLARRTAQEVETYRRSKEITVRGHNCPKPVLNFYEANFPANVMDVIARQNFTEPTAIQAQGWPVALSGLDMVGVAQTGSGKTLSYLLPAIVHINHQPFLERGDGPICLVLAPTRELAQQVQQVAAEYCRACRLKSTCIYGGAPKGPQIRDLERGVEICIATPGRLIDFLECGKTNLRRTTYLVLDEADRMLDMGFEPQIRKIVDQIRPDRQTLMWSATWPKEVRQLAEDFLKDYIHINIGALELSANHNILQIVDVCHDVEKDEKLIRLMEEIMSEKENKTIVFVETKRRCDELTRKMRRDGWPAMGIHGDKSQQERDWVLNEFKHGKAPILIATDVASRGLGRSRGRGGMKDDRRDRYSAGKRGGFNTFRDRENYDRGYSSLLKRDFGAKTQNGVYSAANYTNGSFGSNFVSAGIQTSFRTGNPTGTYQNGYDSTQQYGSNVPNMHNGMNQQAYAYPATAAAPMIGYPMPTGYSQ
- the DDX5 gene encoding probable ATP-dependent RNA helicase DDX5 isoform a (isoform a is encoded by transcript variant 1), which produces MSGYSSDRDRGRDRGFGAPRFGGSRAGPLSGKKFGNPGEKLVKKKWNLDELPKFEKNFYQEHPDLARRTAQEVETYRRSKEITVRGHNCPKPVLNFYEANFPANVMDVIARQNFTEPTAIQAQGWPVALSGLDMVGVAQTGSGKTLSYLLPAIVHINHQPFLERGDGPICLVLAPTRELAQQVQQVAAEYCRACRLKSTCIYGGAPKGPQIRDLERGVEICIATPGRLIDFLECGKTNLRRTTYLVLDEADRMLDMGFEPQIRKIVDQIRPDRQTLMWSATWPKEVRQLAEDFLKDYIHINIGALELSANHNILQIVDVCHDVEKDEKLIRLMEEIMSEKENKTIVFVETKRRCDELTRKMRRDGWPAMGIHGDKSQQERDWVLNEFKHGKAPILIATDVASRGLDVEDVKFVINYDYPNSSEDYIHRIGRTARSTKTGTAYTFFTPNNIKQVSDLISVLREANQAINPKLLQLVEDRGSGRSRGRGGMKDDRRDRYSAGKRGGFNTFRDRENYDRGYSSLLKRDFGAKTQNGVYSAANYTNGSFGSNFVSAGIQTSFRTGNPTGTYQNGYDSTQQYGSNVPNMHNGMNQQAYAYPATAAAPMIGYPMPTGYSQ
- the DDX5 gene encoding probable ATP-dependent RNA helicase DDX5 isoform b (isoform b is encoded by transcript variant 4) — protein: MKAGRFEADEGTSVRFGAPRFGGSRAGPLSGKKFGNPGEKLVKKKWNLDELPKFEKNFYQEHPDLARRTAQEVETYRRSKEITVRGHNCPKPVLNFYEANFPANVMDVIARQNFTEPTAIQAQGWPVALSGLDMVGVAQTGSGKTLSYLLPAIVHINHQPFLERGDGPICLVLAPTRELAQQVQQVAAEYCRACRLKSTCIYGGAPKGPQIRDLERGVEICIATPGRLIDFLECGKTNLRRTTYLVLDEADRMLDMGFEPQIRKIVDQIRPDRQTLMWSATWPKEVRQLAEDFLKDYIHINIGALELSANHNILQIVDVCHDVEKDEKLIRLMEEIMSEKENKTIVFVETKRRCDELTRKMRRDGWPAMGIHGDKSQQERDWVLNEFKHGKAPILIATDVASRGLDVEDVKFVINYDYPNSSEDYIHRIGRTARSTKTGTAYTFFTPNNIKQVSDLISVLREANQAINPKLLQLVEDRGSGRSRGRGGMKDDRRDRYSAGKRGGFNTFRDRENYDRGYSSLLKRDFGAKTQNGVYSAANYTNGSFGSNFVSAGIQTSFRTGNPTGTYQNGYDSTQQYGSNVPNMHNGMNQQAYAYPATAAAPMIGYPMPTGYSQ